The following coding sequences are from one Sulfurimonas crateris window:
- a CDS encoding hybrid sensor histidine kinase/response regulator gives MDEFQEILQDFLVESFELIEQLDQDLVELENNPRDLELLNRIFRVAHTIKGASSFLNFDVLTHLTHHMEDVLNKARHGELVIDADIMDVILESIDLMKALLNIIRDTSSDGGIDVSACVSRLDKCTGGTGEVESPVVDETQAAEDKTSQEEAVAEDEPDYDNMDPDELEAEIERLLQQRQAEDKAKREAKSTSADEQESEQEPKDEPVEPASKTPVPVTPAPKPASISEDEGTSDDARAAAPAKKASTVEQTIRVDVKRLDHLMNLIGELVLAKNRLIKINDDVEERYEGEGFLEELNQVVSIVSLVTTDLQIAVMKTRMLPIGKVFNKFPRMIRDLSRELNKKIELEIFGEDTELDKSIVEEVGDPLVHIIRNSCDHGIEIPSVRAEQGKSETGTIKLKAYNEGNQIVIQIDDDGKGLDVELLKKKSLEKGIITQKEAENMSDKEAFTLIFRPGFSMAAKVTNVSGRGVGMDVVKTNIEKLNGIIDIDSELGVGTSMKLKIPLTLAIIQALLVGVQEEHYAIPLASVLETVRISTDEVYTVEGRSVMRLREDVLPLVHIGDIFEVERILDSSEYAYVVVLGLGTSKLGLIVDTLVGQEEIVIKSLGEFLKGIEGIAGATIRGDGGVTLIVDVVAIMDMAKHVKASAIADSTSDAAMLTREKTKASDYTVMIVDDSKTDRTIMRKALEPLGVALVEAGDGQEALSILKQGDYSFDAMLIDIEMPRMDGYTLATEIKKYNRYKNLPLIAVTSRTGKSDRMRGVESGMVEYITKPYSADYLSSVVQRNINFRSEFL, from the coding sequence ATGGATGAATTTCAAGAGATACTGCAAGATTTTTTAGTCGAGTCTTTCGAGCTTATAGAGCAGTTAGATCAGGATTTGGTGGAGCTGGAGAACAACCCCCGAGATTTAGAACTTTTAAATAGAATATTTCGCGTTGCGCACACGATCAAGGGAGCATCGTCATTTTTAAACTTTGACGTTCTGACTCACCTGACTCACCATATGGAAGATGTTTTAAACAAGGCAAGACACGGCGAGTTAGTTATAGATGCCGACATCATGGATGTTATTTTGGAGTCTATAGATCTTATGAAGGCTCTTTTAAATATTATCCGTGACACAAGTTCTGATGGCGGGATCGATGTATCTGCTTGTGTATCCAGACTTGACAAGTGTACAGGCGGAACGGGAGAGGTTGAATCTCCTGTTGTAGATGAGACTCAGGCAGCTGAAGATAAAACTTCACAAGAGGAAGCTGTAGCTGAGGACGAGCCTGACTATGACAATATGGATCCAGACGAGCTTGAAGCGGAGATAGAGAGACTCCTGCAGCAGAGACAGGCGGAAGATAAAGCAAAAAGAGAAGCAAAATCTACATCGGCGGATGAGCAAGAGAGCGAACAAGAGCCTAAAGATGAGCCGGTAGAGCCTGCTTCTAAAACTCCGGTACCTGTGACTCCTGCACCAAAACCTGCTTCAATAAGTGAGGATGAAGGCACATCAGATGATGCAAGAGCTGCGGCACCTGCGAAAAAAGCTTCTACGGTTGAGCAGACCATACGCGTTGATGTTAAGAGACTTGATCATCTTATGAACCTTATCGGAGAGCTTGTTCTTGCAAAGAACAGACTTATCAAGATAAATGACGATGTTGAAGAGCGTTATGAGGGAGAGGGCTTTTTAGAGGAGCTAAATCAGGTAGTATCTATCGTCTCGCTTGTTACTACAGACCTTCAGATAGCGGTTATGAAGACAAGAATGCTCCCAATTGGAAAAGTGTTTAACAAGTTCCCTAGAATGATACGTGACTTAAGCCGTGAGCTTAACAAAAAGATAGAGCTTGAGATATTCGGTGAAGATACAGAGCTTGACAAATCTATAGTCGAAGAGGTCGGGGACCCATTAGTCCATATCATAAGAAACTCATGCGATCACGGTATCGAGATACCTTCTGTTCGTGCAGAGCAGGGCAAGAGTGAGACAGGAACTATTAAGCTAAAGGCATACAACGAGGGTAATCAGATCGTTATTCAGATAGATGATGACGGTAAAGGTCTTGATGTAGAACTGCTTAAGAAAAAATCTCTTGAGAAGGGTATTATCACTCAAAAAGAGGCTGAAAATATGAGTGATAAAGAGGCGTTCACTCTTATCTTCAGACCAGGTTTCTCAATGGCGGCAAAAGTCACCAACGTATCTGGTCGCGGTGTCGGTATGGACGTTGTAAAGACAAATATTGAAAAACTAAACGGTATTATAGATATAGACAGCGAACTTGGTGTCGGAACATCTATGAAGCTCAAAATTCCGTTGACTCTTGCTATTATTCAAGCGCTTCTTGTTGGTGTTCAAGAGGAGCATTACGCTATTCCTCTAGCATCTGTTCTAGAGACCGTTAGGATATCTACCGATGAGGTTTACACGGTTGAAGGGCGCTCGGTAATGAGACTTCGTGAAGATGTCCTCCCTCTTGTGCATATCGGAGATATTTTTGAAGTAGAGCGTATACTTGATTCAAGCGAATACGCTTATGTCGTAGTTCTGGGTCTTGGTACAAGCAAACTAGGACTTATTGTAGATACTCTTGTCGGTCAAGAAGAGATAGTTATAAAATCTCTAGGAGAGTTCCTGAAGGGTATTGAAGGGATTGCGGGTGCAACTATCCGCGGTGATGGAGGAGTTACGCTTATCGTTGACGTTGTGGCGATCATGGATATGGCAAAACATGTCAAAGCATCGGCAATAGCAGACTCTACTTCAGATGCGGCGATGTTGACGCGCGAAAAGACAAAAGCTAGTGATTATACGGTTATGATAGTAGATGACTCCAAGACGGACAGAACCATTATGCGAAAAGCACTGGAGCCTCTAGGAGTTGCTCTTGTTGAAGCAGGTGACGGTCAAGAAGCTCTAAGTATACTAAAGCAGGGTGATTATAGCTTTGATGCGATGCTAATCGATATTGAGATGCCTAGAATGGACGGATATACATTGGCAACAGAGATCAAGAAATATAACCGCTATAAAAACCTGCCTCTCATCGCGGTAACATCACGAACAGGCAAATCTGACCGTATGCGCGGAGTAGAGTCCGGAATGGTCGAGTATATAACCAAGCCTTACTCAGCAGACTACCTATCAAGTGTAGTGCAGAGAAATATTAATTTTAGATCGGAGTTTTTATAA
- a CDS encoding chemotaxis protein codes for MNIEHSLKVGSNEMELVDFRIFKQEDDRVYEGIYGVNVSKVREIIKLPKLTELPGTPEFIEGIFDLRNVVIPVVNLAKWMNIKEPENAQKNARVIITEFNNVLIGFVVHEAKRIRRISWADIEPASFMSDGATVDGSKITGVTKIEGDNVLLILDLESVIQDLGLYEPDTQFNTTENETFSGVALVLDDSSTARKIVKEALVKMGFDVLEAMDGKEGLQKLDELYELYGKELPDTLKIIISDVEMPRMDGFHFAANVKEDGRFDNIPIVFNSSISDHFSEDRGVEAGGEAYLVKFKASAFYNEVARIVRAHMK; via the coding sequence ATGAATATAGAACATTCACTAAAAGTCGGCTCGAATGAGATGGAACTTGTGGATTTTCGCATCTTCAAACAAGAAGATGACAGGGTCTACGAGGGCATTTACGGTGTAAATGTCTCAAAAGTTCGAGAGATAATAAAACTACCGAAATTAACGGAACTACCAGGTACTCCAGAATTTATAGAGGGCATATTTGATCTAAGAAACGTTGTTATTCCCGTAGTGAATTTAGCAAAATGGATGAATATCAAAGAGCCAGAGAATGCTCAAAAAAATGCAAGAGTAATAATTACGGAGTTTAATAACGTTCTTATAGGTTTTGTAGTCCATGAGGCAAAAAGAATAAGAAGAATAAGCTGGGCGGACATAGAGCCGGCATCTTTTATGAGTGACGGTGCAACGGTTGATGGCAGTAAGATCACGGGTGTTACAAAAATAGAGGGGGACAATGTTCTTCTTATCCTTGATCTTGAGAGTGTTATTCAGGACTTGGGACTCTATGAGCCCGACACTCAGTTCAATACGACAGAGAACGAGACATTTAGCGGAGTAGCTCTTGTTCTTGATGACAGCTCTACTGCTAGAAAAATAGTAAAAGAGGCGCTTGTTAAGATGGGATTTGATGTTCTTGAAGCGATGGACGGCAAAGAGGGACTGCAGAAGCTTGATGAACTTTATGAGCTCTACGGCAAAGAGCTTCCAGATACTTTAAAAATTATCATTTCGGATGTGGAGATGCCTAGAATGGATGGTTTCCATTTTGCGGCAAATGTAAAAGAGGATGGCAGATTTGACAATATACCGATCGTCTTTAACTCCTCTATAAGTGATCATTTTAGTGAAGACAGAGGTGTTGAAGCAGGCGGTGAAGCTTATTTGGTTAAGTTCAAAGCAAGCGCATTTTATAATGAAGTAGCACGCATCGTTCGTGCTCATATGAAGTAG
- a CDS encoding UDP-2,3-diacylglucosamine diphosphatase, translated as MSRNLEIKKGAVVVADAHYSHKRPHFLEFLRDIDSKKISCPQLILMGDIFDALFGEIPQTHKINQEAITLINRISAEVEVLYLEGNHDFNLTTVFPKAKVFPISSQPVECRMDGKKVLLSHGDIESDLGYKIYTTIIRSSCVLYLLRAIDSISNHYILKKLDEYLGKKNDCKEFVGLEEFMAKRLDGKYSCDYFIEGHFHQNRSVKLKEFLYINLGAFACNQRYFIVEFKDSIQFLQEEIFSKGN; from the coding sequence ATGTCCCGTAATTTGGAGATCAAAAAGGGGGCTGTTGTCGTAGCAGACGCACACTACTCGCACAAACGTCCTCACTTTTTGGAGTTTTTAAGAGATATAGACTCCAAAAAGATATCCTGCCCGCAGCTCATCTTAATGGGCGATATATTTGATGCACTTTTTGGAGAGATACCTCAAACTCATAAAATAAACCAAGAGGCTATCACTCTAATAAACAGGATATCTGCAGAGGTAGAGGTGCTCTATCTGGAGGGAAATCATGATTTTAATCTTACAACTGTTTTTCCAAAAGCAAAAGTTTTTCCAATCTCTTCACAACCTGTAGAGTGCCGGATGGATGGAAAAAAAGTCCTGCTCTCTCACGGCGACATAGAAAGCGATCTAGGGTATAAAATTTACACAACTATTATTAGAAGCTCTTGTGTTTTGTATCTGCTACGAGCAATAGACTCCATAAGCAACCACTACATACTAAAGAAGCTTGATGAGTATCTTGGCAAAAAAAATGATTGCAAAGAGTTTGTGGGTCTAGAGGAGTTTATGGCCAAAAGGCTTGATGGCAAGTACAGTTGTGACTACTTTATCGAGGGTCATTTTCACCAGAACAGAAGTGTGAAATTAAAAGAGTTTTTATATATAAACCTTGGCGCTTTTGCGTGCAATCAAAGATATTTTATTGTAGAATTTAAAGACAGCATACAATTTTTGCAGGAAGAAATTTTCTCAAAAGGAAATTAA
- the argC gene encoding N-acetyl-gamma-glutamyl-phosphate reductase, producing MSVINVGVIGASGYTGLELLKILIHHPKFNLSYVANTEGGTTLVSLHPSLAKVCDLDVKKADVEECATSCALVFLALPHQSAMAYVKPLIAKGIKVVDLSADYRLPQDIYEKFYCPHTDAQNLAKAVYGLPELFRKELKSASLVANPGCFPTSAILGVLPFMEKRVKNTPIIIDAKTGVSGAGKKLSETTHFVNVNENLFAYNPLMHRHAPEIAQKLGVDFEEVHFVPHLVPITRGMLSSIYIQVEGDFDAHELLEAYYKDAKHVRVSKNPVDMKNVAGTNFCDIYVKQSKASLEKGNILFISSAIDNLMRGASSAAVVNANLMMGLDEDLGIPNIAYVP from the coding sequence TTGAGTGTAATTAATGTAGGAGTCATAGGGGCAAGCGGATATACAGGGCTTGAACTTTTAAAAATTCTTATTCATCATCCAAAATTCAATCTATCTTACGTTGCAAACACGGAGGGCGGAACAACGCTTGTATCTCTGCATCCATCACTTGCAAAGGTTTGTGACTTAGATGTAAAAAAAGCTGACGTTGAGGAGTGTGCGACGTCTTGTGCGCTTGTTTTTTTAGCACTTCCGCATCAGAGCGCTATGGCTTATGTGAAGCCGCTTATTGCAAAGGGCATAAAAGTAGTTGATCTCTCGGCTGACTATAGATTGCCGCAAGATATTTATGAGAAGTTTTACTGTCCGCATACAGATGCTCAAAATTTGGCAAAAGCGGTTTACGGTCTTCCAGAACTCTTTCGCAAAGAGTTGAAGTCTGCCTCTTTGGTCGCAAATCCGGGATGCTTTCCAACCTCTGCGATATTGGGTGTTTTACCGTTTATGGAGAAGAGAGTAAAAAATACTCCTATAATTATAGATGCAAAAACAGGTGTTAGCGGGGCAGGAAAAAAACTGAGCGAAACAACTCACTTTGTGAATGTAAATGAGAATCTTTTTGCATATAATCCTCTTATGCACAGACACGCACCTGAGATCGCTCAAAAACTGGGAGTTGATTTTGAAGAGGTGCATTTTGTTCCGCATCTAGTTCCTATTACGCGTGGAATGTTAAGCTCTATCTATATTCAGGTCGAGGGAGATTTTGATGCACATGAACTCCTTGAGGCGTACTATAAAGATGCTAAACACGTAAGAGTGAGCAAAAATCCAGTTGATATGAAAAACGTAGCGGGGACAAACTTTTGCGATATTTATGTAAAGCAAAGCAAAGCTTCTTTAGAAAAAGGCAATATTCTCTTTATATCAAGTGCGATAGACAACCTTATGAGAGGCGCCTCTTCAGCCGCGGTCGTCAATGCCAACCTGATGATGGGGCTTGATGAAGATTTAGGGATACCAAACATAGCCTATGTCCCGTAA
- the greA gene encoding transcription elongation factor GreA yields the protein MEKIEPMTLFGYNKLQAEVKDLKSVKRPAVVKAIEEALEHGDLKENAEYHAAKEQQKQIDNRLQELADLISSAKIVDPKDLEHSKVSFGSTVVVCDVNTDEEFTYTIVGGCESNPEMGLLSFNSPLAKQLLGREEGDDVKVQLPNGTKEFEIVEVRYQEIVFECN from the coding sequence ATGGAAAAAATTGAGCCGATGACACTGTTTGGATATAACAAGCTCCAAGCAGAAGTAAAAGATCTAAAAAGTGTAAAAAGACCTGCCGTGGTCAAGGCGATAGAAGAGGCGCTTGAGCATGGAGATCTTAAAGAAAATGCCGAGTATCACGCGGCAAAAGAGCAGCAAAAACAGATTGATAACCGTCTCCAAGAGCTTGCAGACCTGATCAGCAGTGCAAAAATAGTAGATCCAAAAGATCTTGAACACTCAAAAGTAAGCTTCGGCTCAACGGTCGTTGTATGTGACGTAAATACGGATGAGGAGTTTACTTATACTATAGTCGGCGGATGTGAGAGCAATCCTGAGATGGGGCTTCTCTCTTTCAACTCGCCGCTAGCAAAACAGCTTTTAGGTCGTGAAGAGGGCGATGACGTAAAGGTTCAGCTTCCAAACGGAACAAAAGAGTTTGAGATAGTCGAAGTTAGATATCAGGAGATAGTCTTTGAGTGTAATTAA
- a CDS encoding thiamine biosynthesis protein ThiF, translating into MIDSFDLSEPLVCEGIVGDGCGGGRIFFIKYETLYAHDPLSKDNRELLKNIKKAQKISKRGCIITIECQEQKIEFDLSKVAPR; encoded by the coding sequence ATGATTGATAGTTTTGATTTAAGTGAGCCGCTTGTGTGTGAAGGAATAGTGGGGGATGGTTGCGGCGGAGGAAGAATCTTTTTCATAAAATATGAAACGCTATATGCTCATGATCCGCTCTCAAAAGATAACAGAGAACTGCTAAAAAATATAAAAAAAGCCCAAAAAATCAGCAAAAGAGGCTGTATTATAACGATAGAGTGCCAAGAGCAAAAGATAGAGTTTGACCTCTCAAAAGTAGCTCCTCGCTAA